The Patagioenas fasciata isolate bPatFas1 chromosome 3, bPatFas1.hap1, whole genome shotgun sequence genome contains a region encoding:
- the MTARC2 gene encoding mitochondrial amidoxime reducing component 2, which yields MNGARGALGLSLQSARPRWLWGAAALLALGAVLGAWRWRRGAGRRRRCRLQRVGTVLKLFVYPVKSFRGLAVPQARVTLMGLQSGELRDRFWLVTKEDGHMVTARQEPRLVLISVGSEDGYLTLEAPEMKKVCVPVKLPRKNPVRNCRVFGLDIQGRDCGDEVAQWISTFLNSGPYRLVHFESSMVPRKSKDIINLFRTTDEVAYPDCSPVLIISEASLEDLNTRLEKKVKIENFRPNILVADCGAFEEDTWEDILIGDVELKGTVCCARCILTTVNPDTGVLDRKEPLETLKSYRLCDPSERHIHKSSPLFGKYFAVDKTGTIRVGDPVYKMVQE from the exons ATGAACGGGGCGCGGGGCGCTCTGGGCCTGTCGCTGCAGTCGGCGCGGCCGCGCTGGCTGtggggggcggcggcgctgctGGCGCTGGGCGCCGTGTTGGGCGCCTGGCGCTGGAGGAGAGGGGctgggcgccgccgccgctgccgcctgcAGCGGGTGGGGACGGTGTTGAAGCTCTTCGTGTACCCGGTGAAGTCGTTCCGGGGGTTGGCGGTGCCGCAGGCGCGGGTGACGCTGATGGGGCTGCAGAGCGGGGAGCTGCGGGACAG GTTTTGGCTTGTGACCAAGGAAGATGGGCACATGGTGACAGCTCGCCAGGAGCCGCGGCTGGTCCTCATTTCTGTGGGCTCTGAAGATGGGTACTTGACCTTGGAGGCTCCCGAGATGAAGAAGGTGTGCGTGCCTGTGAAACTCCCCAGGAAAAATCCCGTGcggaactgcag GGTCTTTGGACTGGATATCCAAGGCAGGGACTGTGGAGATGAAGTGGCTCAGTGGATCAGCACTTTCTTGAATTCAGGACCGTATCGACTGGTGCACTTTGAGTCCTCCATGGTGCCAAGAAAGTCCAAGGACATCATAAACCTTTTCCGAACCACAGATGAG GTTGCCTATCCTGACTGTAGCCCAGTCTTGATAATCTCGGAAGCTTCACTGGAAGATCTAAATACCAGGCTGGAGAAGAAAGTAAAGATAGAGAATTTCCGACCAAATATTCTTGTGGCAGATTGCGGTGCTTTTGAGGAG GACACCTGGGAGGATATTCTTATTGGCGATGTAGAGCTGAAAGGGACCGTGTGTTGTGCCAG GTGTATTTTAACAACTGTTAACCCAGACACTGGGGTCCTCGACAGGAAGGAGCCCCTGGAAACATTGAAAAG TTACCGCTTATGTGATCCATCTGAGCGACACATACACAAATCCAGCCCTCTCTTTGGAAAATACTTTGCCGTTGACAAAACTGGAACGATTCGAGTTGGAGACCCTGTGTACAAGATGGTCCAGGAGTGA
- the PFN3 gene encoding profilin-3 gives MDYWNYYINSILADRNVEDVAIVGLFDNKCVWAAKPGGILAAISPQEVGLITGQDRKTLLLTGITVAGKKCSVIRDNLLVDEDNVMDVRSKGSDSRSICIGKTIQALIFLMGKKGVHGGALNQKVHNIIVGMKV, from the coding sequence ATGGATTACTGGAATTACTacatcaacagcatcctggcagaCAGGAACGTAGAAGATGTGGCTATTGTGGGCCTCTTCGACAACAAATGTGTGTGGGCCGCCAAGCCAGGAGGGATTCTTGCAGCCATCTCGCCTCAAGAAGTGGGCTTGATCACAGGCCAGGATCGGAAAACGCTCCTGCTAACGGGGATCACCGTAGCTGGCAAAAAGTGCAGTGTGATTCGTGACAACCTGCTTGTGGATGAAGACAATGTGATGGATGTCAGAAGCAAGGGCAGTGACAGCAGATCCATCTGTATTGGCAAGACCATCCAAGCCCTGATCTTCCTCATGGGCAAGAAGGGAGTCCATGGAGGAGCCCTCAACCAAAAGGTCCACAATATCATTGTGGGCATGAAAGTATGA